One genomic segment of Kiritimatiella glycovorans includes these proteins:
- the mgtE gene encoding magnesium transporter produces the protein MTDLNRLKQQISFCARGDLWEQVPRFLQDLHPADLAEIIADAPPEAQGPIFEQIDDELKPDVLVELEGAAEENVLRSLSSEEISDFVEDMAPDDAADILGEVEERSQEILELMEEEESGDVRELLQYEEDTAGGIMTTDFVAVRNTITAGEAVEYIASLELDEPFYYAYVVDREDRLVGWVELWDLLKPSNRNKRVVDLVEHDAIPVHVSTDQEEAARVAAKYDLSSLPVLDEENRLVGRITMDDLLDVIQEEASEDLFKFAGSNESELEYDSPLRACRARLPWLLITLATGFLSSVILKHFIAQITTAEVLSLSFFVPIIMAMGGNTGIQSSTLIIRGLAVGTVRNQKILKLLSREIIAGALMGICCGLIIGLWAKLMIDRTVTDAMAFSTFYLSFTVGIALFAAMSFAAVFGALAPILLDRSKADPAVASGPFVTASNDVIALIIYYLVTLLMLAMHG, from the coding sequence CCGCCGGAAGCGCAGGGACCCATTTTCGAGCAGATCGACGACGAATTGAAGCCGGACGTGCTCGTGGAACTCGAAGGCGCGGCGGAGGAGAACGTGCTGCGGTCGCTGAGTTCGGAAGAGATCTCCGACTTCGTCGAAGACATGGCCCCCGACGACGCCGCCGACATCCTGGGGGAAGTGGAGGAACGCAGCCAGGAGATCCTCGAGCTGATGGAGGAGGAGGAATCCGGCGACGTCCGCGAGCTGCTCCAGTATGAGGAGGACACCGCGGGCGGGATCATGACCACGGACTTCGTGGCCGTGCGCAACACCATCACCGCCGGCGAGGCGGTCGAATACATCGCCTCGCTCGAGCTGGACGAGCCGTTTTACTACGCCTACGTGGTCGACAGGGAAGACCGGCTCGTGGGCTGGGTGGAGCTGTGGGACCTGCTGAAGCCCTCGAACCGCAACAAGCGCGTGGTCGATCTGGTCGAACACGACGCGATCCCGGTGCATGTGAGCACGGACCAGGAAGAGGCGGCGCGGGTGGCGGCGAAGTACGACCTGAGTTCGCTGCCGGTACTCGACGAAGAAAACCGGCTGGTGGGACGCATCACGATGGACGACCTGCTGGACGTCATCCAGGAGGAGGCGTCGGAGGATCTGTTCAAGTTCGCGGGATCGAACGAATCCGAGCTGGAATACGATTCGCCGCTGCGCGCCTGCCGGGCACGACTGCCCTGGCTGCTGATCACGCTGGCAACGGGGTTCCTGAGCAGCGTCATTCTCAAACACTTTATCGCGCAGATTACAACCGCCGAGGTGCTCTCGCTGAGTTTCTTCGTGCCGATCATCATGGCCATGGGCGGCAACACCGGCATCCAGTCGTCGACACTGATCATCCGCGGCCTCGCGGTGGGCACGGTGCGCAACCAGAAAATCCTCAAGCTGCTGTCGCGCGAAATCATCGCCGGCGCCCTGATGGGAATCTGCTGCGGACTGATCATCGGCCTGTGGGCGAAACTGATGATCGACCGCACCGTGACGGATGCGATGGCGTTTTCGACCTTCTACCTGTCGTTTACCGTGGGCATTGCGCTGTTCGCGGCCATGTCGTTCGCGGCGGTGTTCGGCGCGCTCGCCCCTATACTGCTCGACCGCAGCAAGGCCGACCCGGCGGTGGCATCGGGTCCCTTTGTGACGGCCTCCAACGACGTGATCGCGCTGATCATCTACTATCTGGTCACGCTGCTGATGCTGGCGATGCACGGATGA
- the recO gene encoding DNA repair protein RecO yields MILKTPAIPLRITPYSNTSRVVRWLTPERGRLGTLIKGALRPRGGFLGQYDYFATSELLYYERRKEGLHIARECTMTERRPELRTNWRGGVCASYVTAVADRLTPDDAPSAELFAFLERALDHARFVTERAAEFLLWFELQCCIREGRAPRLECCAACGSPIADGDELGFDVARGGVLHTACRRGGDSAQPVAPDVLALMRAWARAAQPGQAARTRTRPRQRETIGALLGAFLEYHLELPAAPRKAAYFALTAGETLT; encoded by the coding sequence ATGATCCTCAAAACCCCCGCCATCCCGTTACGGATCACGCCGTACAGCAACACGTCGCGGGTGGTGCGCTGGCTGACTCCGGAGCGGGGCCGGCTGGGCACGCTGATCAAGGGAGCGCTGCGTCCGCGCGGGGGGTTCCTGGGGCAGTACGACTATTTCGCGACCAGCGAGCTGCTCTACTACGAGCGCCGCAAGGAGGGGCTGCACATCGCGCGGGAATGCACGATGACGGAGCGTCGCCCCGAGCTGAGAACGAACTGGCGCGGCGGGGTGTGCGCCTCCTACGTGACGGCCGTCGCCGACCGCCTCACGCCGGACGACGCTCCGTCGGCCGAGCTGTTCGCTTTTCTTGAGCGGGCGCTCGATCACGCCCGGTTCGTGACGGAGCGCGCCGCGGAATTCCTGCTCTGGTTTGAGCTGCAGTGCTGCATCCGGGAGGGGCGCGCCCCGCGGCTGGAGTGCTGCGCCGCCTGCGGCAGCCCGATCGCGGACGGGGATGAGCTTGGCTTCGACGTCGCCCGCGGCGGCGTCCTTCACACCGCCTGCCGCCGCGGCGGGGACTCCGCGCAGCCTGTGGCCCCGGATGTACTGGCGCTCATGCGCGCCTGGGCCCGGGCTGCGCAGCCCGGGCAGGCGGCGCGCACCCGAACGCGCCCCCGCCAGCGGGAGACGATCGGCGCCCTGCTCGGCGCCTTCCTCGAATACCACCTCGAACTCCCCGCCGCGCCGCGCAAAGCCGCGTACTTCGCCCTGACCGCGGGCGAGACCCTCACCTGA
- a CDS encoding sulfotransferase family protein: protein MRIVTGMHRSGTSFITHLIQALGADCGDPDLLLERDRWNEQGYFENLEVLRLNNEMILGHLPTSMYFRVLRSGLPERLENGLRSALNIPAFLKPDPATIEKRGPRLERELRRTAGQYAGKYIKEVRFTLTLGVWRQYADIERLLLCFRHPAEVARSLQRRQHIPRRFGLWLWRLHHERFFAAAEGIPLVAVRYERFMDPDTRMDEMKRLFAFLEEPWDEERAVEATGKVLRGDLRHHVCDEEAVPEKVRDLWVRLEDIHRTHEVLRPLAES from the coding sequence ATGCGCATCGTCACCGGCATGCACCGGAGCGGGACCTCGTTCATCACCCACCTGATTCAGGCGCTGGGAGCGGACTGTGGAGACCCCGACCTGCTGCTCGAACGTGATCGGTGGAACGAGCAGGGGTACTTCGAAAACCTTGAAGTGCTGCGGCTCAATAACGAGATGATTCTCGGTCATCTCCCCACCTCTATGTACTTTCGCGTGCTCAGAAGCGGTCTTCCCGAACGGCTCGAGAACGGGCTGAGAAGTGCGCTGAATATCCCCGCCTTCCTCAAGCCCGACCCCGCCACCATCGAGAAGCGCGGACCACGGCTGGAACGTGAGCTGCGGCGGACCGCCGGCCAATACGCTGGGAAATATATCAAAGAAGTCCGGTTCACCCTGACCCTGGGGGTCTGGCGGCAGTACGCCGACATAGAGCGCCTGCTGCTCTGTTTCCGCCACCCCGCCGAGGTCGCCCGCTCTCTTCAGCGTCGGCAGCATATTCCCCGCCGATTCGGGCTGTGGCTGTGGCGCCTGCACCACGAGCGCTTTTTCGCCGCCGCGGAAGGCATCCCGCTCGTTGCCGTCCGCTATGAACGGTTCATGGACCCGGACACGCGCATGGACGAAATGAAGCGCCTGTTCGCTTTTCTGGAGGAGCCGTGGGATGAAGAGCGTGCCGTGGAGGCCACCGGAAAAGTGCTGCGGGGCGATCTCCGGCATCACGTCTGTGATGAAGAGGCGGTGCCGGAAAAAGTACGCGATCTGTGGGTCCGGCTGGAAGATATCCACCGAACCCACGAGGTGCTGCGCCCCCTGGCGGAGTCCTGA
- a CDS encoding glycosyltransferase family 2 protein: MADQNKTVALVVPFLNERENLRTLYERTIRVFESEPEEVRFIFVDDGSTDDGPDVLLELREKDPRVGLLRLSRNFGHQVAITAGMDHADADAVVIIDADLQDPPEVIPDLLRRWREGCEVVYAVRRRRAGESWLKRTLAAGFYKLFRRLARVDVPLNAGDFRLLDRRAVESLRGVREQHRFMRGLTCWIGFTQGSVEYDREARHDGETKYPVWKSLHLAFDAITSFSSAPLRLISWLGIITCILGVLWLLRIVIIKWVDPAAMVPGWTSLMAAVLLLGGAQLFAIGMLGQYVSRIYEEVKKRPLYLLSRKEL; the protein is encoded by the coding sequence ATGGCTGATCAAAACAAAACCGTAGCGTTGGTGGTTCCGTTCCTGAACGAGCGCGAAAATCTGCGCACACTCTACGAGCGTACGATCCGCGTATTCGAATCGGAGCCCGAAGAAGTCCGATTCATATTCGTGGACGACGGAAGCACCGACGACGGCCCGGATGTACTGCTCGAACTGAGGGAAAAAGATCCACGCGTCGGGCTGCTCCGGCTCTCGCGCAACTTCGGCCACCAGGTGGCGATCACTGCGGGCATGGACCACGCCGACGCCGATGCGGTCGTCATTATCGACGCCGATCTGCAGGATCCCCCCGAGGTGATTCCGGATCTTCTGCGCCGCTGGCGGGAGGGATGCGAGGTGGTGTACGCCGTCCGGCGCAGGCGGGCGGGAGAGTCCTGGCTGAAAAGGACGCTCGCCGCCGGTTTTTACAAGCTGTTCCGACGACTGGCGCGCGTGGATGTTCCGCTCAACGCCGGGGATTTCCGGCTGCTGGACCGCCGCGCGGTCGAGTCGCTGCGCGGCGTTCGCGAGCAGCACCGGTTCATGCGCGGGCTCACCTGCTGGATCGGCTTTACCCAGGGATCGGTCGAATACGACCGCGAGGCGCGCCACGACGGCGAGACCAAGTACCCCGTCTGGAAGTCGCTGCATTTGGCGTTCGACGCCATCACCTCTTTCTCCTCCGCTCCGCTGCGTCTCATCTCGTGGCTGGGCATCATCACCTGCATCCTCGGCGTCCTCTGGCTGCTGCGGATCGTGATTATCAAGTGGGTCGATCCGGCGGCGATGGTGCCGGGCTGGACGTCCCTGATGGCGGCCGTGCTGCTGCTGGGCGGAGCACAGCTTTTCGCCATCGGTATGCTGGGCCAGTACGTCAGTCGGATTTACGAGGAAGTGAAGAAGCGGCCTCTCTACCTGCTGAGCAGAAAAGAACTCTGA
- a CDS encoding ArnT family glycosyltransferase produces the protein MKHKTLKYTDHAFFALVLLAAAFVRLFRLGRCAFKGDTINYYRNAAAGTGVFEIWRDYPWHNQVPFTESFMLAFLKVFQLPVNHFTVRLPFALIGIGAVAVLYYFVRPRWGRITALLAALFCAFAPYHVYLSREAYYYAGVVLTSALALWAFWPVWTRALRTEPPDWRAFGLWWAASLLAAHTHMSVWPVFGVQWLMLAWSAFKTHRADRDLLLQWSKPLVLTPLLVAVVLSPWIYRLFTASRLHPPGHEARFVEWLASVAGIVPVMTFGTQWFALLWLLVPVSGVVWTVWRGSEQVRPHTRRLLLLSAFQAVALLSVFTVLGKGYPLKHTYCAPLFAPVAVLTAIGIAGWGSWLTASRKTDGRIVAVALAAVCVALWLVPVRANVNLPGKTKMFRYVERWFESNAREQTPLVVADQLTAIQMSAAVPEKAYLTFLSPQGRMSDPEQRRKVQAFRRERLREMMDRFPSAMYVDYLDHAKMQHPGESTWNPREFFAHTVVFTNREALTLRRWGVAPRPDFYGEGTEGMITRIHYNKAEDLAHRAAAQETSLLPLYGEGWSYVKTRDLRDWAILGSRATLRVLNGGDQPRRVNLSIEAVPLGGMKTITLSDGAEFTFENRALGKWVTEAIEFAPGTNRVTLTDASPATGDTRPLLIRSISFE, from the coding sequence ATGAAGCACAAGACCCTAAAGTACACGGACCATGCCTTTTTTGCCCTGGTCCTTCTGGCGGCGGCATTCGTGCGCCTGTTCCGGCTGGGCCGCTGCGCCTTCAAGGGCGACACGATCAACTATTACCGCAACGCCGCGGCCGGCACCGGCGTGTTCGAGATCTGGAGGGACTATCCCTGGCACAACCAGGTCCCGTTCACGGAATCGTTCATGCTTGCGTTTCTGAAGGTCTTCCAGCTCCCCGTCAACCATTTCACGGTCCGGCTGCCGTTCGCCCTGATCGGCATCGGGGCGGTCGCCGTGCTCTATTATTTCGTGCGCCCGCGCTGGGGCCGGATCACGGCGTTGCTCGCGGCCCTGTTCTGCGCCTTCGCGCCCTATCACGTCTACCTCTCGCGGGAAGCGTATTACTACGCCGGGGTCGTGCTGACCTCGGCCCTCGCGCTGTGGGCGTTCTGGCCGGTGTGGACAAGGGCCCTTCGCACCGAACCCCCCGACTGGAGAGCCTTCGGGCTGTGGTGGGCCGCGAGCCTTCTGGCCGCGCATACCCACATGTCCGTCTGGCCGGTGTTCGGGGTCCAGTGGCTGATGCTGGCCTGGTCCGCGTTCAAAACCCACCGCGCCGACCGCGATCTGCTTCTCCAGTGGTCCAAACCGCTGGTTCTCACCCCGCTGCTCGTAGCGGTGGTGCTCTCCCCCTGGATCTACCGCCTCTTTACCGCCTCCCGCCTCCATCCGCCCGGTCACGAAGCACGCTTTGTGGAGTGGCTCGCGTCCGTGGCCGGGATCGTACCGGTGATGACGTTCGGGACGCAGTGGTTCGCCCTGCTGTGGCTGCTCGTACCCGTGTCCGGCGTTGTGTGGACGGTGTGGCGGGGAAGCGAACAGGTACGCCCTCACACGCGCCGTCTGCTCCTGCTGAGCGCGTTTCAGGCCGTCGCCCTGCTGAGCGTTTTTACCGTGCTCGGAAAAGGATATCCGCTGAAACACACCTATTGTGCCCCGCTTTTCGCGCCCGTTGCAGTGCTGACGGCCATCGGGATCGCGGGATGGGGGTCATGGTTGACCGCGAGCCGTAAAACAGACGGCCGCATCGTGGCCGTCGCACTCGCCGCAGTCTGCGTCGCGCTGTGGCTCGTACCCGTCCGCGCCAACGTAAACCTCCCGGGCAAAACCAAAATGTTCCGATACGTGGAGCGATGGTTCGAATCAAACGCCCGTGAACAGACCCCGCTGGTGGTCGCCGACCAGTTGACCGCGATCCAGATGAGCGCCGCCGTACCGGAAAAGGCGTATCTGACGTTCCTTTCACCACAGGGCAGGATGTCTGACCCGGAACAGCGCCGCAAAGTCCAGGCGTTCCGACGGGAGCGGCTGCGCGAAATGATGGACCGTTTCCCGTCGGCAATGTACGTCGACTACCTGGACCACGCAAAGATGCAGCACCCCGGCGAATCGACCTGGAACCCGCGGGAGTTCTTCGCCCATACCGTCGTCTTCACCAACCGCGAAGCCCTGACTCTCCGGCGATGGGGCGTCGCGCCGCGGCCCGACTTCTACGGCGAGGGCACGGAGGGCATGATCACCCGCATCCACTACAACAAAGCGGAAGATCTGGCTCACCGGGCCGCAGCGCAAGAGACTTCCCTGCTGCCGCTCTACGGCGAGGGCTGGTCGTACGTCAAAACACGCGATTTGCGCGACTGGGCGATACTGGGTTCGCGCGCCACGCTCCGGGTTCTCAATGGCGGAGATCAGCCGCGGCGCGTAAATCTCTCCATCGAAGCCGTCCCGCTGGGCGGGATGAAGACGATCACTCTTTCCGATGGCGCGGAATTTACCTTCGAAAACCGGGCGCTCGGAAAATGGGTGACCGAAGCGATCGAATTCGCGCCGGGCACGAACCGCGTCACGCTGACCGATGCCTCGCCGGCAACGGGCGACACGCGCCCGCTGCTGATCCGGTCGATCTCGTTTGAGTGA
- a CDS encoding glycoside hydrolase family 172 protein yields MSKDLRSSMLKTALFSFVIAGLFLSAGCGSQEPQHRPYAEVVHEVLSSAAIDAPAQPCTTLESSVDPTGGNDDFNHFAGPAPDGWKLVADLEGPGVVTRFWMTGIQPDQEIRFLFGRERRPRIVLTRRKALEGEFPFTAPLANWEQSCLYSYVPIPYRQRLRIMVRDRGYSGRGFPRLFYQINHQSLDEAPDYPKELSAEDESALREVLERWKKGPAVSKEQEQVAAEVAPDRPLVLHLDAGPTKIDELVVEPDLSGFESATAAEAALSSLELRMTWDGASSPSVHVPLAAFFGSGWRRVRYESHWLGMEADRFICRFPMTYRSSAEIEVINRSGPVVPVQLACRRTVPDDGETARAYFHAVYRRSTPEDLGTPHTVLDAKGRGRYAGTMLYVDSRKDSWWILEGDETITLDGAARPQWRGTGLEDYFNGGWYYKYAAARPMHGLLMREPFRTVQYRFHGPDPVTFDESIRVQFERGPGHDSPGTMESVAYYYLDAPAPVPPPSGPDARPVPPGRYAEQTLMTSLINHEWLGDFEGAHDYLRAFMERHPDFEAMEMLELRELAYRIRRDGLAAHADELKAVIASGEGAVREQARQLKWFHADERRALLGVYANALTKVFLDGEQAARIDHPAVFHAWPVELDAGGHALAVESERTRRMPWVQLCLRTHAGNVTTQAGWKYADDVESGWTERGYDDSGWDVYAHRGVKGPPELPFITIAPNPWVGMQAGAVGIRVPAWKPDGKKVYLRHRFEISP; encoded by the coding sequence ATGTCGAAGGATCTTCGATCTTCCATGCTCAAAACGGCTCTTTTTTCGTTTGTGATCGCCGGCCTGTTTCTGTCCGCCGGTTGTGGATCGCAGGAACCTCAGCACCGGCCCTATGCCGAAGTGGTTCACGAGGTGCTTTCGAGCGCCGCAATCGATGCTCCGGCACAGCCTTGCACGACACTCGAATCCTCCGTCGATCCCACCGGCGGAAACGACGACTTCAATCACTTCGCCGGACCGGCTCCGGACGGATGGAAGCTGGTCGCCGATCTCGAGGGGCCGGGCGTGGTGACGCGTTTCTGGATGACCGGGATCCAGCCCGATCAGGAGATCCGCTTTCTGTTCGGAAGGGAGCGCAGGCCGCGCATCGTCCTCACGCGCCGCAAGGCCCTGGAAGGAGAGTTCCCGTTCACCGCCCCGCTCGCGAACTGGGAGCAGAGCTGCCTCTATTCCTACGTTCCCATCCCGTACCGCCAACGCCTGCGGATCATGGTTCGTGATCGCGGCTACTCCGGCAGAGGATTCCCGCGCCTGTTCTACCAGATCAATCATCAGTCGCTCGACGAGGCGCCCGATTACCCGAAAGAACTCTCCGCCGAAGACGAGTCGGCGCTGCGCGAGGTCCTGGAACGCTGGAAAAAAGGACCGGCGGTTTCAAAAGAGCAGGAGCAGGTCGCGGCGGAGGTGGCCCCGGACCGACCGCTCGTCCTCCATCTCGATGCCGGGCCGACGAAGATCGATGAATTGGTGGTCGAGCCGGATCTCTCCGGATTTGAGTCGGCCACGGCCGCTGAAGCGGCGCTGTCGTCGCTTGAACTCCGCATGACCTGGGACGGTGCGTCTTCGCCTTCCGTCCACGTGCCGCTGGCTGCGTTTTTCGGCAGCGGGTGGCGACGGGTGCGCTACGAGTCTCACTGGCTGGGCATGGAAGCGGATCGTTTCATCTGCCGGTTCCCGATGACTTACCGTTCATCGGCGGAGATCGAGGTGATCAACAGAAGCGGGCCGGTTGTGCCGGTGCAACTGGCCTGCCGCCGCACGGTGCCGGACGACGGTGAAACTGCGCGGGCATACTTCCACGCGGTCTACCGCCGCTCCACGCCGGAAGATCTCGGGACGCCGCATACCGTGCTCGACGCGAAGGGCCGCGGACGTTATGCGGGGACCATGCTCTACGTCGACAGCCGCAAGGACAGCTGGTGGATCCTCGAGGGCGATGAGACCATCACCCTCGACGGCGCCGCCCGCCCGCAGTGGCGGGGCACGGGACTGGAGGATTACTTCAACGGCGGATGGTATTACAAATATGCGGCGGCCCGTCCGATGCACGGACTGCTTATGCGCGAGCCGTTCCGGACCGTCCAGTATCGCTTCCACGGGCCGGACCCGGTGACCTTCGACGAGTCGATCCGGGTGCAGTTCGAGCGCGGCCCCGGTCATGACAGCCCCGGCACGATGGAGAGCGTGGCGTATTATTACCTCGACGCGCCCGCCCCGGTTCCCCCGCCGTCCGGGCCGGACGCGCGCCCGGTGCCCCCCGGCCGTTACGCCGAACAGACGCTGATGACTTCGCTGATCAACCACGAATGGCTGGGGGATTTCGAGGGCGCGCATGATTACCTGCGCGCGTTCATGGAGCGTCATCCGGACTTCGAGGCCATGGAGATGCTGGAATTGCGCGAACTCGCCTACCGGATCCGCCGCGACGGTCTCGCGGCGCACGCCGACGAATTGAAGGCCGTAATTGCGAGCGGGGAGGGTGCGGTCCGCGAACAGGCCCGGCAGCTCAAGTGGTTTCATGCGGATGAGCGTCGCGCCCTGCTGGGCGTGTACGCCAACGCGCTGACGAAGGTGTTTCTCGACGGCGAGCAGGCGGCGCGGATCGATCATCCGGCCGTCTTTCATGCCTGGCCGGTCGAACTCGATGCCGGGGGCCATGCGCTGGCCGTCGAATCCGAACGGACCCGGCGGATGCCCTGGGTGCAGCTCTGTCTAAGGACGCACGCCGGCAATGTGACGACGCAGGCGGGCTGGAAGTATGCCGATGACGTCGAATCGGGGTGGACGGAACGCGGATACGACGATTCCGGATGGGACGTCTATGCGCACCGCGGCGTCAAAGGGCCTCCCGAACTGCCGTTCATCACGATCGCGCCGAACCCGTGGGTCGGCATGCAGGCCGGGGCGGTGGGAATACGCGTACCCGCCTGGAAGCCGGACGGGAAAAAGGTTTATCTCCGGCACAGGTTTGAGATTTCTCCCTGA
- a CDS encoding glycosyltransferase: MAENELSEQPRVALIVSARNEEADIGDCLRSLLAQDYVNKQVILVDNASTDRTAEIARGLGVRVEDRGPERSAQRNHGAAVSDAGFVCFLDADMICPETMVRECLAQMEDAAVGAVVIPEESFGEGFWSQCKVLERSCYPPGAYVEAARFYRRDVFDALGGFDEGLTGLEDLDLHQRCAAQYAIGYSATPIRHHEGRIRFLEQMGKKYRYGRLSPAYARKHPEAFRRQGNPFRGYFWHERKRLARTPFLTTAMLFMKCCELVAGGIGVLMGHLRGR; encoded by the coding sequence ATGGCGGAGAATGAGCTTTCAGAACAACCGCGCGTGGCCCTGATCGTCTCCGCACGGAACGAAGAGGCGGATATCGGCGACTGCCTGCGGAGCCTGCTCGCGCAGGATTACGTGAACAAGCAAGTCATCCTGGTCGACAACGCGTCGACCGACCGCACGGCGGAGATCGCGCGCGGGCTTGGGGTACGCGTGGAGGACCGGGGGCCTGAGCGCAGCGCGCAGCGCAATCACGGCGCCGCGGTGTCGGACGCCGGATTCGTCTGTTTCCTCGACGCTGACATGATCTGCCCGGAAACGATGGTTCGGGAATGCCTGGCACAGATGGAGGATGCGGCGGTCGGCGCGGTGGTCATTCCCGAGGAATCGTTCGGCGAGGGATTCTGGTCGCAGTGCAAGGTACTCGAGCGGAGCTGTTACCCGCCCGGCGCCTATGTGGAAGCCGCGCGCTTCTACCGGCGCGACGTCTTCGATGCGCTGGGAGGATTCGACGAAGGACTCACGGGGCTGGAAGATCTCGATCTGCACCAGCGTTGCGCCGCACAGTATGCGATCGGGTACAGCGCAACGCCGATCCGTCATCATGAAGGCCGCATCCGTTTCCTTGAGCAGATGGGCAAGAAGTACCGCTATGGCCGCCTTTCGCCGGCTTATGCCCGCAAGCATCCCGAGGCCTTCCGCCGGCAGGGCAACCCGTTTCGCGGCTACTTCTGGCACGAGCGGAAACGGCTTGCGCGCACTCCGTTTCTGACGACTGCCATGCTCTTCATGAAGTGTTGTGAATTAGTCGCGGGGGGCATCGGGGTGCTGATGGGTCATCTTCGGGGGCGATAA